A single window of Aspergillus oryzae RIB40 DNA, chromosome 8 DNA harbors:
- a CDS encoding putative GPI anchored protein (predicted protein), whose product MTINCSVAGTTSAVCTGIGDGPEANFPGTIISTIQQSEMSYLPVTITAGSVTSVAATASATTTTESGSKATTSAAQTASKSSASSSGSSSSSSAVSTGGMPQITGDAAHEYAWLPHPPVLNLLSYFVQGLCDPHLNARGLICIVTWSLFRCIISFVSCSCFVRLRK is encoded by the exons ATGACCATCAACTGCTCCGTGGCCGGGACCACCTCTGCCGTCTGCACTGGAATTGGCGATGGGCCTGAAGCCAACTTCCCCGGAACTATAATCTCAACTATCCAGCAGAGTGAAATGTCCTACTTGCCAGTTACTATCACCGCTGGGTCTGTTACTAGCGTGGCTGCGACCGCTTCGGCTACCACCACGACCGAGTCGGGCAGTAAGGCCACTACCTCAGCGGCTCAGACTGCTTCGAagtcttctgcttcctcttcGGGCTCGAgctccagctcttcagctgTCAGTACCGGTGGTATGCCCCAGATTACTGGAGATGCCG CCCACGAATACGCCTGGCTACCCCATCCTCCAGTCCTTAATCTGCTTTCATACTTCGTCCAGGGACTATGCGATCCCCACCTTAATGCTCGAGGCCTGATATGTATAGTGACATGGTCTCTTTTCAGATGTATTATATCATTTGTATCATGCAGCTGCTTTGT TCGGCTCAGGAAGTGA
- a CDS encoding putative short-chain dehydrogenase/oxidoreductase (short-chain dehydrogenase involved in D-alanine esterification of lipoteichoic acid and wall teichoic acid (D-alanine transfer protein)), with the protein MSFPYSKVLVIGATSGIGKALAAKLVQNGTQVVIAGRRKENLEEFVKEHGSEKVKSKVLDVLNLEAIPQFASEVISENPDLDCVFLNSGIQRPFDFANPESIDLNVFDQELITNYTSAVRLTKAFLPHLQKQPTQTAIAFTTSQMALVPMMRCPNYGASKAALHHFILALRTQLQGGPGNVKVLEIYPPAVQTELHDAKHQPDLKDGHLIGMPLQEFIDEVWAKLTQGEEQIPVGSAKDIFEAFEVERQQIYQQMTEMLTGLLKKFLR; encoded by the exons ATGTCTTTCCCTTACAGCAAAGTCCTGGTCATCGGCGCCACATCAGGCATTGGCAAGGCACTGGCAGCCAAGCTCGTGCAAAATGGTACCCAAGTTGTCATTGCTGGTAGGCGGAAAGAGAACCTGGAAGAGTTCGTCAAGGAGCATGGTAGTGAGAAGGTCAAGTCCAAGGTTCTTGACGTCCTGAACCTTGAAGCA ATCCCCCAGTTTGCTTCAGAGGTGATTTCCGAGAATCCTGACCTTGACTGTGTCTTTCTCAACTCCGGAATCCAGCGCCCGTTCGATTTTGCAAACCCCGAGAGCATCGATCTGAACGTTTTCGACCAAGAATTGATCACGAACTATACCTCAGCAGTTCGTCTCACTAAAGCATTCCTCCCACACCTGCAGAAACAACCGACTCAGACTGCCATTGCATTCACAACGTCACAAATGGCCCTTGTTCCAATGATGCGCTGTCCGAATTACGGTGCCTCAAAGGCTGCGTTGCACCATTTCATCCTCGCCCTGCGCACGCAACTGCAAGGTGGACCTGGGAATGTGAAGGTGCTGGAGATATACCCGCCCGCTGTGCAGACCGAGTTGCACGACGCCAAGCACCAGCCGGATCTGAAAGACGGCCATCTCATTGGAATGCCGTTACAGGAATTCATTGACGAAGTGTGGGCTAAGCTAACCCAGGGCGAGGAACAAATCCCGGTTGGATCAGCGAAGGATATCTTTGAGGCgtttgaggttgagaggCAGCAGATATATCAACAGATGACTGAGATGCTGACAGGTTTGCTCAAAAAATTCTTGCGATGA
- a CDS encoding cytochrome P450 (predicted protein) translates to MWSLWLSSILLVGLYLFKRLSSPLAKVPGPWYTNLTSFCLKYHEFTATRRLFVHRLHKKYGPVVRLAPNEVSFASLDAIREIYASGGSGYDKTEYYDLFRQYGIKYAMSNIVRDKHVSAIKERAQAFVSRCAAIEGSVNVYSLLHCYALDGVTNFMFSPGGLKSLDNTKDYEMMEELTYHQSLQKNLLYYYLPRLAPYFPSCLHPRPAPRANAYVLQMAGQQHPEAHSLVARLTRKGSPLSHMQVAAECKDHMAAGIDTTGDALCFLMWELSQPQNLQFQDRLHKELLSTSDDTPLDKMSYLDAVIKEALRCAPPIPMSIPRYVPSGGRTIDGYFIPENTIVSCQPYTVHRFNEEVFPEPDRFNPERWLEEKGFNDRNRLFFAFGTGGRGCTGKNLAMVEMKILLRELYSRFRSSVAPDMTASMDLDDQIISARPKDQICKLNFAVRGDDVDTA, encoded by the exons ATGTGGTCATTATGGTTATCTAGTATTCTCCTTGTTGGACTGTATCTCTTCAAACGTCTTTCATCCCCACTTGCCAAAGTCCCCGGCCCGTGGTATACCAATCTCACCAGCTTCTGTCTAAAGTACCACGAGTTCACAGCCACTAGACGCCTTTTCGTACATCGCCTACACAAGAAGTATGGCCCTGTAGTCCGCCTTGCACCGAACGAAGTCTCGTTTGCTAGCCTAGATGCTATTCGAGAAATCTACGCATCCGGGGGCAGTGGTTATGATAAAACGGAATACTATGATCTATTCCGACAATATGGCATTAA ATATGCCATGTCAAACATCGTACGCGACAAGCATGTGTCCGCCATTAAGGAGCGAGCGCAGGCTTTTGTATCCAGATGTGCTGCAATTGAAGGAAGTGTGAACGTCTAT TCCCTCTTGCACTGCTACGCGCTTGATGGTGTAACAAATTTTATGTTTAGCCCTGGTGGCTTGAAGTCTCTAGACAACACCAAGGATTatgagatgatggaggagttgaCATATCATCAGAGCCTCCAGA AGAATCTTCTATACTACTACCTCCCCAGGCTAGCTCCGTATTTCCCATCATGCCTACACCCCCGTCCTGCCCCCAGAGCAAACGCCTACGTTTTACAGATGGCTGGGCAACAACACCCAGAGGCGCACAGCTTAGTCGCACGTCTCACCCGTAAAGGCTCGCCGCTGAGCCACATGCAAGTCGCCGCCGAATGCAAAGACCACATGGCAGCGGGTATTGACACCACCGGTGATGccctttgctttcttatGTGGGAACTATCTCAGCCACAGAACTTGCAATTTCAGGATCGCCTTCACAAGGAGCTACTATCGACATCTGATGATACGCCACTAGACAAAATGTCGTATCTAGACGCTGTCATAAAGGAAGCCTTGAGATGCGCACCGCCAATCCCGATGTCCATTCCACGGTACGTACCATCCGGTGGCAGAACTATCGATGGATACTTCATCCCGGAAAACACTATCGTCAGTTGTCAGCCATATACGGTGCACCGTTTCAACGAAGAAGTGTTCCCCGAGCCGGACCGTTTCAATCCGGAGCGATGgttagaagaaaagggctTCAACGACCGCAACCGATTGTTCTTCGCGTTTGGGACGGGCGGGAGAGGATGTACCGGAAAGAA TCTTGCAATGGTGGAAATGAAGATCCTTCTACGAGAGCTGTATTCTCGGTTCCGGTCGTCGGTCGCCCCGGATATGACTGCGTCAATGGATCTCGATGATCAGATCATCTCCGCTCGACCAAAAGACCAGATTTGTAAGCTTAACTTCGCTGTTAGAGGGGATGATGTCGATACTGCGTAG
- a CDS encoding putative MFS transporter (permease of the major facilitator superfamily), producing the protein MGSTKDLETNVSSAPLSSAGSSDRDDNYEVYQQTRALEYTPEEAKKVLRKIDLRLMPLLFLIYLLQYLDKNSLNFSSVYGLKEGTHLEGQDYSWLGSIFYFGYLVAQWPAGLALQKLPIGKFLSTTTIIWGGLLMTTPACYNFAGIAVNRFLLGVTEAVVNPGFVIMMSIWYTSSEQPLRLETYYCTNGIATMFGGLLGYAIGHITGGLPRWMYVFLIFGAVSLAIGIASLIFLPDLPSTAKFLTEREKAIAIDRVAINRQGVRNHHFKWYQVWQAARDPKTWLLFIMAVGAQVPNSALTSFTSIIVGSFGFDTLGTQYLQIPGGAVQFLTLLFGGMIATKYSGRFHSRSACMIFASLVCIIGSGLLVGLPDSNKWGRLVALWLCYFQGLGFSMSLTIVSSNIAGSTKKQVTGALLFTGYCVGNIIGPQTFKDSEAPGYHSAYVAMLVGYAVKLVSIIALYLYMYLENKRRDREALGSDGDESDGVEKGMLDQTEIDNKTFRYVL; encoded by the exons ATGGGCTCAACCAAGGATCTTGAGACGAACGTTTCGTCGGCTCCTCTGTCATCTGCGGGGTCGTCGGATCGAGATGATAACTATGAGGTTTATCAACAAACTCGTGCATTGGAATATACACCGGAAGAGGCTAAAAAGGTGCTCCGGAAAATCGATCTTAGATTGATGCCGCTTTTGTTCCTTATATACTTATTGCAG TATCTCGACAAAAACAGTCTCAATTTCTCGTCAGTCTACGGATTGAAGGAAGGCACACATTTGGAAGGCCAGGACTATTCATGGCTAG GGTCTATCTTCTATTTCGGCTATCTGGTCGCGCAGTGGCCGGCTGGATTAGCCCTTCAAAAACTTCCAATTGGGAAGTTTCTTAGTACAACTACTATTA TCTGGGGTGGTCTATTGATGACAACGCCGGCTTGTTACAACTTCGCCGGAATAGCAGTCAACCGCTTTCTCCTTGGAGTCACCGAAGCCGTCGTGAACCCCGGATTTGTCATTATGATGAGCATCTGGTACACTTCAAGTGAACAGCCTCTGCGTCTCGAAACCTATTACTGCACCAATGGCATTGCCACCATGTTTGGAGG TCTTCTCGGCTACGCAATCGGTCACATAACGGGCGGTCTTCCACgatggatgtatgtattcCTAATCTTCGGCGCGGTGTCACTCGCCATCGGAATCGCATCCCTCATATTCCTCCCCGATCTCCCATCGACGGCCAAATTCCTCACTGAGCGCGAGAAAGCAATTGCTATCGACCGTGTCGCGATCAACCGACAAGGAGTAAGGAATCACCATTTCAAATGGTACCAAGTGTGGCAGGCAGCTAGGGATCCTAAGACGTGGTTAttgttcatcatggctgttgGAGCTCAAGTCCCAAACTCTGCCTTGACAAGT TTCACTTCCATTATCGTCGGATCCTTCGGCTTCGATACTCTCGGAACCCAATACCTGCAGATCCCCGGCGGAGCGGTCCAAttcctcactctcctctTCGGCGGCATGATCGCGACGAAATATAGCGGCAGATTTCACTCTCGAAGCGCGTGCATGATCTTCGCCAGTCTGGTCTGCATCATCGGATCTGGGCTCCTAGTCGGCCTGCCGGACTCGAATAAATGGGGCCGACTCGTTGCGCTCTGGTTGTGTTATTTCCAGGGATTGGGATTCAGTATGAGTCTGACCATTGTGAGTTCCAATATTGCCGGGTCTACGAAGAAACAGGTGACCGGGGCGCTATTGTTCACGGGGTACTGTGTGGGAAATATCATTGGACCGCAGACGTTCAAGGATAGTGAGGCACCGGGATATCATAGTGCATATGTTGC GATGTTGGTTGGGTATGCGGTCAAGCTGGTTTCAATCATTGCCCTCTACCTGTACATGTATTTGGAGAATAAACGGAGGGACAGGGAGGCTCTGGGCTCGGACGGCGATGAGAGcgatggtgttgagaaggGCATGTTG GATCAAACAGAGATCGACAATAAGACGTTCAGATACGTGCTTTAG
- a CDS encoding uncharacterized protein (predicted protein), whose protein sequence is MTLQAKLIPTPGTPPNVHKDALKVFQTLQEGGIAIVPTEVGYGLIASSSEAITRAFHAKTRRPGHTQGIIGNYDVHKALHILPEERFNITKVLTHDLDMSLGIIAPYKSDHPLLQGMSAETLEQTTKDGNMAIHVGGGSLLLEVVRLHYEVGKVVVGSSANVTRKGQKFRVQDIEEKILEAADIVVDYGLQRYHMYWKASILFDFGEMKVVRMGACYELFRDRMRRFWGVELEEDLIYPDEDEKGE, encoded by the coding sequence ATGACTCTCCAAGCCAAACTAATCCCCACCCCGGGCACACCCCCAAACGTCCACAAGGACGCCCTGAAAGTCTTCCAAACCCTCCAAGAAGGCGGCATAGCCATCGTCCCCACAGAAGTAGGCTACGGATTAATCGCCTCCTCCAGTGAAGCCATCACCCGCGCCTTTCACGCCAAAACGCGCCGTCCAGGCCACACACAAGGCATAATCGGCAACTACGATGTCCATAAAGCGCTGCACATTCTCCCCGAGGAGAGAttcaatatcaccaaggTCCTAACGCACGATCTAGACATGTCGCTTGGGATCATTGCGCCATATAAATCCGACCATCCGCTTTTGCAAGGCATGTCGGCGGAGACGTTGGAACAGACGACTAAGGATGGGAATATGGCTATTCATGTAGGTGGAGGGTCACTTCTGTTGGAGGTTGTGAGATTGCATTATGAGGTGGGAAAGGTGGTTGTGGGTTCCAGTGCGAATGTGACCCGTAAGGGACAGAAGTTCCGGGTGCAGGAtatcgaggagaagatcttgGAGGCGGCGGATATTGTGGTTGATTATGGGTTGCAGCGGTATCATATGTATTGGAAGGCGAGtatattatttgattttggGGAGATGAAGGTTGTGAGGATGGGGGCTTGTTATGAGTTGTTTAGGGACAGAATGAGGAGGTTTTGGGGGgttgagttggaggaggaccTTATTTATCcggatgaggatgagaaggggGAGTAG
- a CDS encoding uncharacterized protein (predicted protein) — MKTEFIHPDLYQSSEASAVFQHVQTLCRLHTQASQGETSTSLTPLLQQNCVELLRKSGRPASFQELLASTQSLLILQCLLIFDAKVAVDGPYSETISSMLSNVGRRLWQQAPIQLSHTLSPREAWLFAESVRRTIIVAFMLRSVYSLLKRNYSVRTPFVDSLPFDVRTSLWDADHEAWDDATPASLENMISLQQYSTLLESGAVHGISPFSALILAACKGKAVSDVPYPPITGYEAY; from the coding sequence ATGAAGACTGAGTTTATCCATCCAGACCTTTACCAGAGCTCTGAGGCTTCAGCCGTTTTTCAGCATGTTCAGACTCTTTGCAGACTCCACACTCAAGCTAGTCAAGGGGAAACCTCCACGTCTCTTACACCTCTACTACAGCAGAACTGTGTGGAACTCCTTCGCAAGTCTGGTCGCCCAGCTAGCTTCCAGGAACTTCTCGCATCTACCCAATCATTGCTTATCCTACAATGCCTTCTCATCTTCGATGCAAAAGTTGCCGTTGATGGCCCCTATTCAGAAACAATCAGCAGTATGCTGTCTAATGTTGGGCGGCGTCTCTGGCAGCAAGCTCCTATCCAACTCTCCCATACGCTGAGTCCACGGGAGGCATGGCTCTTTGCAGAAAGCGTGCGGCGGACAATTATTGTCGCGTTCATGTTGCGCAGCGTATATTCTCTATTGAAGAGGAACTACTCTGTCCGCACTCCGTTTGTCGACTCGTTGCCTTTCGATGTTCGCACATCCTTATGGGATGCAGATCATGAGGCCTGGGATGACGCAACTCCTGCATCTTTAGAAAACATGATTTCCTTGCAACAGTATTCGACTTTGCTAGAGTCGGGTGCAGTCCATGGCATCTCACCTTTCAGTGCTCTGATACTGGCTGCCTGTAAAGGAAAAGCTGTGTCCGACGTACCTTATCCGCCTATTACAGGCTACGAGGCCTACTGA